The Cytobacillus firmus genome segment CAATCGCTAAATACCTTTCTCCACCTATCTGTTTAACAGCAGAAAAGCCCAATTTAACAGCCTCCTCATTCACATAATAACTCGAAGATTCAGTCGGAAGCTGTACTACTTTATTCTTAGTGGCAATGATGATAGATTGTGAATGTTCATCAACAATAATAGCGTCATCAACAAATTTCTGCAGAAAAGTTAATGGCAGATAGATCGTTTCCCCTTCTAAATAAGCATTTCCTGCCTGTTTGCCCATAAACAAAATCGGATGATCTCCTTTAAAGTAAGCAGCCTTCTCCTTTGAAGCAAAAGGGTATAAAAATAGGATTATGCTTGAGATTATCAGTGTAAAAGCAAACAAAAGCCCCGCAAAAATAAATTTTTTAGCGGGAGCCTTTTTCTGACTTGTTTCTATTTCATACATTCCTTTTCCTCCCCTTACTTCCATCGTAACGAAATAATCAGATAATGGGAAGAAAATTTAGAATATCTTCAATTATTCACCCCTTCCTATATTAACGAAATTAATAGAGGAAAGGTTTCAACTTTTTATCAGTATGTTGTAAAGTGAGTAAGCTTCTGCAGTCTGTAAGTAATATATTTAACCCCCGGCATTTTCTCGTTGGATGAATAGTTCTTTGTATAAATGGCACCGTCATTATTCCAAAGCTTATTAAAATACCTGTCAACATCCCTCATAACCTGGGATTGGGCTGGAGCACTGATTTTTAAGTTTGTCTCCAGGTTTAAATCATCCAGATTTCTTCTTGTAAAATTAGCTGAACCAGCTATGATCAAACTTTTTTCTTTGCCGGTTACATACATGATTTTCGAATGGTATTGTTCAAATCCAGTATTGTACCATCTGATTTTTATGTTTTCATGGCCCAGTTTATCCAATTCAGCAGCAACAGGTATATTAGGGAGCCCAATTTTTTCAGATCCGAAAGCGTTCTGGTTGGGATCCAGGATCATTTGTACTATAACTCCCCGGTCGGCTGCTTCTTTAAGTGCGTCAACCACTTTCCGGTCAGCAAGATAAAACATGCCAAGCCAGATGGTTTCCCCTTTCTTGACTTTATTGATTTCTTGAAGAATGTGTTTATAAATTTTGCCTTCAGTCAGCACCTGGACCTTAAGCGGACCGGTTTTATTACTCTTTTCAGGTTTGAAATCTGCCAATTTGCCGGATGCTGAATAATCGACCACAGCCTGCTCCGTTTTGACGAGATCAGCTAAGATGGGCCCTTTTACTTCAAATGCTATATTGGAATGAAATCCGCTGGCATTGTGCGGGTTTCCTGAAGTAACAATTCCTGTTTTTTCCGTCACAAAAACCTTCCGGTGATTTGCTTTTATGTTCATTAGATCGAGATAGGACCTGAATGTCACCTTTGGAGCATTTTCTGCGAGCGGGTTCGGCAGCCAGCCTTCTCCACTCTGGCCAAACCATTGAATAAATACACGCCAGAATGCCGAATAAATGGGATTTGAATCTCTTAAAGGAACTAGTGAAGTATAAACCACGTTTATGCCATTCTCTTTAAGTTCCCGGAATTCCGGAACTTCATGCGATCCATAGGTGCTGTTAATCCGATCCGTGATCACGGTAATTTCCATATTCGGGCGGCTGAGCTTTTTTTCGATTAGCTTATCAGCAATTTTACCGCTAATATCCGGATATTTTTTATCCCCATCATTAAAGCCATTGAATAAAAACATATCCATCACTATAAAATCCTCTGACTCGTCAATTGCTTCTGTAATACGCTGAAAGATCTGCTGTTCACTTTCTCTTTTTCCATTTTCTTTTTCATAGGTTAAATCGTAAAGGAACTGAGCATCCTCTGCAGAATATACTTCCCCTTCAAACGAAAGACCCTTTGGCAGTGATTTATTGGATTGATAGATGATGGTTGCTGCCAATACCAGCACAAGGCTCAATATGGGTATCCATACCTTTTTTATTTTTACTTTTCCCAGAACCTTTTTCACCAAGACTCCCCCTGCTCCTTAGACTGCGATAACTATATATAGACCATTTTTGACTATTGTAAACTCATCTATGCGCCTTCAGGCAAAATAAAAGACGAAGGCAGGTGCCTTCGCCATTTATATCTTTTATTAGCCAACAAGCTTGACAAGCATATGAGACAGCTTATGCTTTTCTTCTTCTGTTCCTACCTTCCACAATTCCTGAAGAAGTTTTTCTTCCCGGTTTCTCGGATCTTCTTTGGAAGCC includes the following:
- a CDS encoding phospholipase D family protein gives rise to the protein MKKVLGKVKIKKVWIPILSLVLVLAATIIYQSNKSLPKGLSFEGEVYSAEDAQFLYDLTYEKENGKRESEQQIFQRITEAIDESEDFIVMDMFLFNGFNDGDKKYPDISGKIADKLIEKKLSRPNMEITVITDRINSTYGSHEVPEFRELKENGINVVYTSLVPLRDSNPIYSAFWRVFIQWFGQSGEGWLPNPLAENAPKVTFRSYLDLMNIKANHRKVFVTEKTGIVTSGNPHNASGFHSNIAFEVKGPILADLVKTEQAVVDYSASGKLADFKPEKSNKTGPLKVQVLTEGKIYKHILQEINKVKKGETIWLGMFYLADRKVVDALKEAADRGVIVQMILDPNQNAFGSEKIGLPNIPVAAELDKLGHENIKIRWYNTGFEQYHSKIMYVTGKEKSLIIAGSANFTRRNLDDLNLETNLKISAPAQSQVMRDVDRYFNKLWNNDGAIYTKNYSSNEKMPGVKYITYRLQKLTHFTTY